A single Thermococcus celericrescens DNA region contains:
- a CDS encoding DUF2666 family protein codes for MRVEDQIVFTAHHGNWKVADRLLDMDDEKVAHFIASIANTVNAKIPEYLTEVMNVAGISSLAEELAQKNLSDAVVALKSPGTARKLGQLVFEDDKKLRKHLVDVAKALLVREVLSKKASVDYPEGPLSEVRIVFPYNEDHVNFTAFHLSAEHGKWRAVRRLIIDDKTPMADVARLLAGINESITLKLPVYAGIDVDGIDAWFGEFKKVRKAEIPAVVEKYMHFPAENYAPKPFVEHARVYALRKALEKIGLPLDVPAKSLEKYLEKK; via the coding sequence ATGAGGGTAGAGGATCAGATAGTGTTTACGGCGCATCACGGGAACTGGAAGGTGGCGGACAGGCTCCTCGATATGGACGATGAGAAGGTGGCTCACTTCATAGCGAGCATCGCCAACACGGTCAACGCGAAGATACCTGAGTACCTCACGGAGGTCATGAACGTCGCGGGAATATCGAGCCTCGCCGAGGAGCTGGCGCAGAAGAACCTGAGCGATGCTGTCGTAGCGCTCAAATCCCCGGGAACCGCGAGGAAGCTGGGCCAGCTCGTCTTCGAGGACGACAAGAAGCTCAGGAAGCACCTCGTTGACGTCGCCAAGGCGCTCCTCGTCAGGGAGGTTCTCTCCAAGAAAGCCTCCGTGGACTACCCAGAGGGGCCGCTGAGCGAGGTCAGGATAGTCTTCCCTTACAACGAGGACCACGTCAACTTTACGGCGTTCCACCTCAGTGCGGAGCACGGCAAGTGGAGGGCCGTCCGGAGGCTCATAATCGACGACAAGACGCCGATGGCGGACGTCGCAAGGCTCCTCGCGGGCATAAACGAGAGCATAACCCTGAAGCTCCCCGTCTACGCCGGCATCGACGTGGATGGAATAGACGCATGGTTCGGGGAGTTCAAGAAGGTTAGAAAGGCCGAGATCCCGGCGGTCGTTGAGAAGTACATGCACTTCCCGGCCGAGAACTACGCTCCCAAGCCGTTCGTTGAGCATGCCCGTGTTTACGCCCTGAGGAAGGCCCTGGAGAAGATAGGCCTGCCCCTCGATGTCCCGGCCAAGAGCCTTGAGAAGTACCTGGAGAAGAAGTGA
- a CDS encoding RidA family protein, with protein sequence MKETVFTERAPKPIGPYSQGIIAEGRLLFVSGQIPINPETGELVDGDIEEQARTAIENLLAVVEAAGGSAENVVKVTVYIRNMGDYARFNEVYNRYFSSSKPARAVVEVSNLPKGVAVEIEAIAVL encoded by the coding sequence ATGAAGGAAACCGTCTTTACTGAGAGGGCCCCGAAGCCGATAGGTCCCTACAGCCAGGGGATCATTGCGGAAGGAAGGCTCCTCTTCGTCTCCGGACAGATACCGATAAACCCCGAAACAGGGGAACTTGTGGACGGGGACATAGAGGAGCAGGCCAGGACGGCGATTGAGAACCTCTTGGCGGTGGTCGAGGCCGCGGGGGGAAGCGCCGAGAACGTGGTGAAGGTCACGGTTTACATCAGGAACATGGGTGACTATGCCAGATTCAACGAGGTTTACAACCGCTACTTCTCCAGCTCCAAGCCCGCCAGGGCGGTTGTTGAGGTCTCAAACCTGCCTAAGGGCGTGGCGGTTGAGATAGAGGCCATCGCCGTCCTCTGA
- a CDS encoding Mov34/MPN/PAD-1 family protein, whose translation MEAVRIRRELLEYLLELAREFYPNEFAGFLREKDGVFEEVLIAPNPHFGTSSAFFDTWMLPYDESIKGTVHSHPGPSARPSQADLHFFSKFGGVHLIIAYPFTEDAVRAYLSSGERIRMEIVD comes from the coding sequence ATGGAAGCCGTGAGAATAAGGAGGGAGCTGCTCGAATACCTGCTGGAGCTGGCGCGCGAGTTCTACCCAAACGAGTTCGCTGGTTTCCTGAGGGAGAAGGACGGGGTCTTCGAGGAGGTTCTCATAGCCCCCAACCCGCACTTCGGCACGAGCTCGGCTTTCTTCGACACCTGGATGCTGCCCTACGACGAGAGCATAAAGGGAACCGTCCACTCACATCCCGGCCCGAGCGCCAGGCCCTCCCAGGCGGACCTCCACTTCTTCTCGAAGTTCGGAGGCGTTCACCTGATAATAGCGTATCCCTTTACGGAAGACGCTGTCAGAGCGTACCTGAGCAGCGGCGAGCGCATCAGGATGGAGATAGTGGACTGA
- a CDS encoding ArsR/SmtB family transcription factor, giving the protein MKVRDVLDKLDEKQKRTVMQCFETCNIPDLDREVDIHVDDETMRFLKAISNPLRFRILKLLKDNWMCVCLISKILEQDQTLVSHHLRTLKALNLIEERKEGKMHFYRTNKDVLEEYLTKVREGLV; this is encoded by the coding sequence ATGAAGGTGCGTGACGTCCTGGACAAGCTGGACGAGAAACAGAAGAGGACAGTGATGCAGTGTTTTGAGACATGCAACATACCCGACCTCGACAGGGAAGTGGACATCCACGTCGATGACGAAACGATGAGGTTCCTCAAGGCGATATCCAATCCCCTGCGGTTCAGGATACTCAAGCTTCTTAAGGATAACTGGATGTGCGTGTGCCTGATATCCAAGATACTCGAGCAGGACCAGACCCTGGTCAGCCACCACCTCCGTACCCTAAAGGCCCTAAACCTGATCGAGGAGCGCAAGGAGGGCAAGATGCACTTCTACAGAACCAACAAAGATGTGCTCGAGGAGTATCTCACAAAGGTCCGTGAGGGGCTGGTGTGA
- a CDS encoding MazG nucleotide pyrophosphohydrolase domain-containing protein, translating into MNEHQEKVEGLVREFGGYWSPFEMLAALVEEVGELADELLKVEGVKGTGEKERLEEEIGDVVFALACIANYYGVDLLTALEKSVKKYRVRDGNRWKESDEDSEK; encoded by the coding sequence GTGAACGAGCACCAGGAAAAAGTTGAGGGGCTCGTCAGGGAGTTCGGCGGCTACTGGAGCCCCTTCGAGATGCTCGCAGCGCTGGTAGAGGAGGTCGGTGAGCTGGCTGACGAGCTTCTGAAGGTCGAGGGTGTAAAAGGCACGGGGGAGAAGGAACGTCTGGAGGAGGAAATTGGCGACGTGGTCTTCGCACTTGCATGCATCGCGAACTACTACGGTGTCGACCTCCTCACTGCGCTGGAGAAAAGTGTGAAAAAGTACCGGGTCCGCGATGGAAACAGATGGAAAGAATCCGATGAAGACTCAGAAAAATAA
- a CDS encoding Lrp/AsnC family transcriptional regulator, which yields MADKINGIDIRILKLLSKNARLTYKELAEILGTTRQRISRRMDRLERNGVIKKYTVIPDYDALGYVHVILGITVKPSVNIDEIIPTLVEDENIKIIQRAIGSHSLVIHIVGPKDMKELEKIISEVSRKIPGIDTLDITFVTETVKFEVL from the coding sequence ATGGCGGATAAAATAAACGGAATAGACATCCGCATTTTAAAGCTCCTCTCAAAGAACGCCCGCCTTACTTACAAGGAGCTCGCCGAGATTCTCGGCACCACCAGACAGAGAATATCCAGGAGGATGGACCGTCTCGAGAGGAACGGCGTCATAAAGAAGTACACCGTTATACCCGACTACGATGCCCTCGGCTACGTCCATGTGATCCTTGGAATAACCGTCAAGCCGTCGGTCAACATCGACGAGATAATCCCCACCCTGGTTGAGGACGAGAACATCAAGATCATCCAGCGCGCCATCGGCTCCCACAGCCTGGTCATACACATAGTCGGGCCAAAGGACATGAAGGAGCTCGAAAAGATCATCTCAGAGGTCTCTCGGAAGATACCCGGAATCGATACTCTGGATATAACATTCGTCACAGAGACCGTCAAGTTCGAGGTTCTTTGA
- a CDS encoding DUF92 domain-containing protein codes for MLERIAMDLAVVAGLGLGSYRFKALDAKGAVAAAALGLVVIELGGIYPFLAMVAFVVIGVLATKYRFMEKVRLGTAQSRNGVRSWGNVLGNGLAAAIFLVFEQLSHMDVFWAATFAAIATANGDTLASELGKVFGRSPKLITNFKPARPGTNGAVSWAGELFALAGALAIAPFALPLTAEKGLMLLAVTLGGFIGVNLDSLIGATLENEGITNNNSTNFLASLLGGFVGAGLFYILNGGA; via the coding sequence ATGCTCGAAAGAATCGCCATGGACTTGGCAGTGGTCGCTGGGCTGGGCCTCGGCTCGTACCGATTCAAGGCCCTCGACGCAAAGGGTGCCGTCGCAGCGGCGGCGCTGGGGCTTGTTGTCATAGAGCTCGGCGGGATTTATCCGTTCCTGGCCATGGTAGCCTTCGTTGTCATCGGCGTTCTTGCAACCAAGTACCGGTTTATGGAGAAGGTCAGACTCGGCACGGCCCAGAGCAGAAACGGAGTCCGGAGCTGGGGCAACGTCCTTGGAAACGGGCTCGCTGCCGCCATCTTCCTAGTCTTCGAGCAGCTGTCCCATATGGATGTCTTCTGGGCGGCGACGTTCGCGGCCATTGCAACCGCAAACGGGGATACCCTTGCCAGCGAGCTCGGAAAGGTTTTCGGGAGGAGCCCGAAACTGATAACCAACTTTAAACCCGCCAGGCCAGGAACCAATGGCGCCGTGTCATGGGCAGGAGAGCTCTTTGCCCTTGCCGGAGCGCTGGCGATAGCACCCTTTGCCCTCCCCCTGACCGCGGAGAAGGGCCTCATGCTCCTCGCGGTGACTCTGGGCGGCTTCATCGGGGTCAATCTGGACAGCCTCATAGGCGCCACCCTGGAGAACGAGGGCATCACCAACAACAACTCCACCAATTTCCTGGCCTCACTCCTGGGCGGCTTCGTGGGCGCTGGCCTGTTCTACATCCTCAACGGAGGGGCGTGA
- a CDS encoding SPOUT family RNA methylase, with product MKFLVKTQKGMEGVAANYIGEALPDAEVWISPMGYYGLVIVETGDENAGEVMLGIPEIERIIPVLAEVPAELERIVEIAEKVAPLIGENETFAVKTKRRGKHGFSSIDVNRELGAKVRELTGADVNLSWPDKVVQVEIIGDRAYVSVLPGEEFRKFTPDKRDARELFRKVTVVQMPYWGGYKVCRSFGEKIGRAAQAFEVKELIIAPKGKMDALELAEFIKGVRVGQESRHRIQRESYPWKVEKVPVSVWDLYQVVRDKRRDKRLLIITDPKGPTVAQVGERLARDMFHAKEVVVFIGSREGIPRGLFRFADYVIDLAPYMTFATEHGIPAALVSLWEVYEEYTGKREAKGEAVSD from the coding sequence GTGAAGTTTCTCGTGAAGACCCAGAAGGGTATGGAGGGCGTTGCGGCCAATTACATCGGGGAGGCGCTCCCGGACGCCGAGGTCTGGATCTCTCCGATGGGCTATTACGGACTCGTCATCGTGGAGACTGGGGACGAGAACGCGGGCGAGGTGATGCTCGGCATCCCCGAGATCGAGAGGATCATTCCCGTTCTCGCGGAGGTTCCGGCCGAGCTTGAGAGGATCGTTGAAATCGCTGAGAAGGTGGCCCCTCTCATAGGGGAAAACGAGACCTTCGCAGTGAAGACAAAGAGGCGCGGAAAGCACGGGTTCTCAAGCATCGACGTCAACAGGGAGCTCGGGGCGAAGGTGCGCGAGCTCACGGGCGCCGACGTGAACCTCAGCTGGCCGGACAAGGTTGTTCAGGTTGAGATAATCGGAGACAGGGCATACGTTTCGGTTCTTCCGGGCGAGGAGTTCAGGAAGTTCACTCCGGACAAGAGGGACGCCAGGGAGCTCTTCCGCAAGGTCACGGTGGTCCAGATGCCGTACTGGGGAGGCTACAAGGTCTGCCGCTCCTTTGGGGAGAAGATCGGAAGGGCCGCCCAGGCCTTCGAGGTGAAGGAGCTCATAATAGCCCCGAAGGGGAAGATGGATGCCCTTGAGCTGGCCGAGTTCATCAAGGGGGTCAGGGTTGGTCAGGAGAGCAGGCACAGAATACAGCGTGAGAGCTATCCATGGAAGGTTGAGAAGGTTCCCGTCAGCGTGTGGGACCTTTATCAGGTAGTTCGCGACAAAAGGAGGGACAAAAGGCTCCTCATAATAACGGACCCCAAGGGCCCAACCGTGGCACAGGTTGGAGAGAGGCTTGCGCGCGACATGTTCCATGCGAAGGAGGTCGTGGTGTTCATAGGCTCCCGAGAAGGGATTCCGAGGGGCCTCTTCAGGTTCGCGGATTACGTGATCGACCTTGCCCCGTACATGACCTTTGCCACCGAGCACGGCATTCCAGCCGCACTCGTGTCCCTCTGGGAGGTTTACGAGGAATACACAGGGAAGCGGGAGGCAAAGGGGGAGGCGGTTTCCGATTAA
- a CDS encoding 30S ribosomal protein S3ae — protein MAKGNPRKKAAATKDKWKSKEWYIVYAPDFFGSKEIGLTPADEPEKVIGRVIETTLKDLTGDFTKGQVKLYFQVYDVKGQNAYTKFKGHTLSRSYIRSLVRRRTTRVDGIYNVTTKDGYKLRVMGMVIAYRRIQTSQERAIREIIRDIIYKKAEELNYRDFVLEAVSGKMAAEMAKEARKIYPIKRAEIRKIKVLAEPEA, from the coding sequence ATGGCAAAGGGTAACCCAAGGAAGAAGGCTGCCGCTACCAAGGATAAGTGGAAGAGCAAGGAGTGGTATATAGTTTACGCTCCAGACTTCTTCGGAAGCAAGGAGATAGGCCTTACCCCGGCCGACGAGCCGGAGAAGGTCATAGGAAGGGTCATCGAGACCACCCTCAAGGACCTCACCGGCGACTTCACCAAGGGCCAGGTCAAGCTCTACTTCCAGGTCTACGACGTCAAGGGCCAGAACGCCTACACCAAGTTCAAGGGCCACACCCTCTCGAGGAGCTACATAAGGAGCCTCGTCAGGAGGAGAACCACCCGCGTTGATGGTATCTACAACGTCACCACCAAGGACGGCTACAAGCTCCGCGTCATGGGCATGGTCATCGCCTACCGCAGGATTCAGACCAGCCAGGAGAGGGCCATAAGGGAGATCATCAGGGACATCATCTACAAGAAGGCCGAGGAGCTTAACTACAGGGACTTCGTTCTCGAGGCTGTCAGCGGCAAGATGGCCGCTGAGATGGCCAAGGAAGCCAGGAAGATCTACCCGATCAAGAGGGCCGAGATCAGGAAGATCAAGGTTCTCGCCGAGCCGGAGGCCTGA
- a CDS encoding KEOPS complex subunit Pcc1, with amino-acid sequence MRVEARVEMVWHYGDPRRAEAIARSLEVDNASIPESLKKSLNVLTRWENGDVITKVKYSGEIETLIKALDDLVFSIKIAEDVTEKV; translated from the coding sequence GTGAGGGTTGAGGCCAGGGTGGAGATGGTCTGGCACTACGGCGACCCGAGGAGGGCCGAGGCCATAGCCCGGTCCCTCGAAGTGGACAACGCCAGCATTCCGGAAAGCCTAAAGAAAAGTTTAAATGTGCTGACCCGATGGGAAAATGGGGACGTCATAACAAAGGTTAAATACTCGGGTGAGATTGAAACACTCATCAAAGCGCTGGACGATTTGGTGTTTTCAATCAAAATCGCCGAAGATGTGACCGAAAAGGTGTGA
- a CDS encoding DHHA1 domain-containing protein: MDRGAFLERAREGAELIRMHIELGHTIRIVSHRDADGITAGAILARAVAREGGTFQLSIVKQVSEELIKDLAAEKHRIYVFSDLGSGSMGLIEKYLEGATVVVADHHPPERDGFSTESHVLVNPVPFGANSVRDLSGSGVSYFVAREMNEKNRDLAYIALVGAVGDMQEIDGTFHGMNTDIIDDGKDLGILEVRKELRLFGRESRPLRQMLAYSTNPEIPEVTGDERKAIEWLRAKGFDPEVKYWQLREEEKRKLHDALVIHLIKHGAPKEAIDRLIGDVVVSPLYPEGDPRHEAREFATLLNATGRLNAGTLGVAICLGDEDAYRRARKMLDDYKREQIEARKFIIQNWSMADEGEHAYVFYAGRSIRDTLVGIAANIAINAGLVDPEKPVVVLADSDEDESLVKGSARTTERALEKGYHLGDALREVAEKLGGEGGGHAIAAGIRFPRDRIEEFIRLFNEALGRQLLEGKSSEG, from the coding sequence GTGGATAGAGGGGCGTTTTTGGAGCGGGCCAGGGAAGGCGCCGAACTGATCAGAATGCACATTGAGTTAGGGCACACCATCCGCATAGTCTCCCACCGCGACGCGGACGGCATAACCGCCGGGGCGATCCTGGCCAGGGCGGTGGCGCGCGAGGGCGGGACCTTCCAGCTCAGCATCGTCAAACAGGTAAGCGAGGAACTCATCAAGGACCTGGCCGCTGAAAAGCACAGGATATACGTCTTCAGCGACCTGGGGAGCGGCTCGATGGGTCTCATCGAGAAGTACCTTGAAGGCGCCACGGTCGTTGTTGCAGACCACCATCCGCCCGAGAGGGACGGGTTCTCCACGGAGTCCCACGTTCTCGTTAACCCAGTCCCCTTTGGCGCCAACAGCGTCCGCGATCTCAGCGGTTCAGGTGTTTCCTACTTCGTCGCCAGGGAGATGAACGAGAAGAATCGTGATCTGGCCTATATCGCCCTCGTCGGTGCCGTCGGCGACATGCAGGAGATAGACGGCACGTTCCACGGCATGAACACGGACATCATAGATGACGGAAAGGATCTCGGCATCCTGGAGGTCCGGAAGGAACTTCGCCTCTTCGGACGCGAAAGCCGGCCCCTACGCCAGATGCTGGCCTACTCCACCAACCCGGAGATTCCAGAGGTAACTGGCGATGAGCGGAAGGCCATAGAGTGGCTCCGCGCCAAGGGCTTCGACCCGGAGGTGAAGTACTGGCAGCTCCGCGAGGAGGAGAAGCGGAAGCTTCACGATGCACTGGTGATACACCTCATCAAACACGGCGCCCCTAAAGAGGCCATAGACCGGCTCATTGGGGACGTGGTGGTAAGCCCGCTCTACCCGGAGGGCGACCCGAGGCACGAGGCGAGGGAGTTCGCCACGCTCCTCAACGCCACCGGTCGCTTGAACGCTGGAACGCTCGGCGTTGCCATCTGCCTCGGGGACGAGGACGCCTACAGGCGCGCCAGGAAGATGCTTGACGATTACAAGCGGGAACAGATAGAGGCCAGGAAGTTCATAATCCAGAACTGGAGCATGGCGGACGAGGGAGAGCACGCCTACGTCTTCTACGCAGGCAGGAGCATCCGGGACACTCTCGTCGGCATCGCCGCCAACATAGCGATAAACGCCGGGCTGGTTGACCCCGAGAAGCCGGTCGTAGTGCTGGCCGACAGCGACGAGGACGAGAGCCTCGTGAAGGGATCCGCAAGAACCACGGAGAGGGCCCTTGAAAAGGGATACCACCTCGGCGATGCACTGCGTGAGGTCGCGGAGAAGCTCGGCGGAGAGGGCGGAGGGCATGCGATAGCCGCTGGAATCCGCTTCCCGAGGGACAGGATCGAGGAGTTCATCAGGCTCTTCAACGAGGCCCTTGGAAGGCAGCTCCTGGAGGGAAAATCCAGTGAGGGTTGA
- a CDS encoding 30S ribosomal protein S15, translated as MARIHARKRGKSGSKRPPRTAPPTWVEYTAEEVEGLVVKLRKEGYSAAMIGTILRDQYGIPSVKLVTGKKITKILEENGLAPNIPEDLMALIRKAVKLRKHLEMHPKDKHSRRGLQLTESKIRRLVKYYRRTGKLPAKWRYDPEQAKLLVR; from the coding sequence ATGGCAAGGATACACGCGAGAAAGAGAGGAAAGTCAGGTTCAAAGAGGCCACCGAGGACCGCTCCGCCGACCTGGGTGGAGTACACGGCGGAGGAGGTTGAGGGGCTCGTTGTTAAGCTCAGGAAGGAAGGCTACAGCGCTGCCATGATAGGAACCATCCTCAGGGACCAGTACGGAATCCCGAGCGTCAAGCTCGTCACCGGCAAGAAGATAACCAAGATCCTTGAGGAGAACGGCCTCGCGCCGAACATCCCGGAGGATCTCATGGCTCTCATCAGGAAGGCCGTCAAGCTCAGGAAGCACCTCGAGATGCACCCGAAGGACAAGCACTCAAGGCGCGGTCTCCAGCTCACCGAGAGCAAGATTAGGCGCCTCGTCAAGTACTACCGCAGGACCGGCAAGCTTCCGGCCAAGTGGCGCTACGATCCGGAGCAGGCCAAGCTCCTGGTCCGCTGA
- a CDS encoding LAGLIDADG family homing endonuclease — protein MKQPELSYIIGVYLGDGSIHMKGNGRYVVKLKVIDREFAEEFANALEKLGVRAAMGFERDSTRVDRFYVEGSNKALFQLLSGPRERLLSLAGEYPTEFLRGFFDSEGFPAISAGKTFTVRVAAVNSDLMVLEFVRKLLETLGIRSEISKLYSKGHRVVIRGEEYSSNVDMFILWISRFGDVMWFAREIGFTAWRKEAKLRRAIELKLHYPNGKAVRLWHEEYGRGSRGYVPRANLFKPPLNSQREGAAGGSWPSPGGVVYGKDTREKERKVRFKEATEDRSADLGGVHGGGG, from the coding sequence ATGAAACAGCCCGAACTTTCCTACATAATCGGTGTTTACCTGGGAGATGGTAGCATCCACATGAAGGGCAACGGGCGATACGTAGTTAAACTTAAGGTCATTGACCGGGAATTTGCGGAAGAGTTTGCGAACGCTTTAGAAAAACTTGGGGTTAGGGCCGCGATGGGATTTGAAAGGGACTCAACCCGCGTGGATAGATTTTACGTGGAAGGGAGCAATAAGGCCCTATTTCAGCTCCTGAGTGGCCCTCGGGAGAGGCTGCTTTCTCTGGCCGGCGAATATCCGACTGAATTCCTTAGGGGTTTCTTTGACAGTGAGGGGTTCCCGGCAATATCCGCCGGAAAGACCTTTACAGTGCGGGTTGCCGCGGTCAACTCTGATCTGATGGTTTTGGAGTTCGTTAGAAAGCTATTGGAAACACTTGGAATACGTTCCGAAATATCCAAACTGTATTCAAAGGGGCATAGGGTCGTTATCCGCGGTGAGGAGTACTCGTCAAACGTTGATATGTTCATCTTATGGATTTCCCGCTTTGGTGACGTCATGTGGTTTGCCAGGGAGATTGGCTTCACTGCATGGAGAAAAGAAGCAAAACTCAGGCGGGCGATTGAATTAAAACTCCATTATCCAAACGGGAAGGCCGTAAGGCTATGGCATGAGGAGTACGGGAGGGGAAGCAGGGGATACGTCCCAAGGGCAAACCTTTTTAAACCTCCCCTCAATTCCCAACGCGAAGGGGCGGCTGGCGGGAGCTGGCCGTCACCGGGAGGTGTTGTGTATGGCAAGGATACACGCGAGAAAGAGAGGAAAGTCAGGTTCAAAGAGGCCACCGAGGACCGCTCCGCCGACCTGGGTGGAGTACACGGCGGAGGAGGTTGA
- a CDS encoding IS607 family transposase, giving the protein MKLYRTGKASELLGISKPTLLRKIKTGEIKAYKIGREYRIPESEIKRLLEGKIPDKVVIYARVSSRDQKEDLERQVEYLKNYCSAKGYQVAKILTDISSGLNENRKGLKQLFKLVESGEITKVVITYKDRLTRFGFKYLEQYFNSHGVEIEVIFDDEEKTPEKELVEDLLAIVTSFAGKLYGMRSHKKKRLIEAVKNALRDD; this is encoded by the coding sequence ATGAAGCTTTATCGGACAGGAAAAGCCTCAGAACTCTTAGGCATCAGCAAACCAACACTCTTAAGGAAAATCAAGACAGGTGAGATTAAGGCCTACAAAATAGGCAGAGAATATCGCATTCCAGAAAGCGAAATAAAGAGACTTCTTGAGGGCAAAATCCCCGATAAAGTCGTCATTTACGCCAGAGTCTCAAGCAGAGACCAGAAAGAAGACCTTGAGAGGCAGGTCGAATACCTTAAGAACTACTGCTCTGCCAAAGGCTATCAAGTGGCTAAAATCCTCACCGACATCTCATCAGGCTTGAACGAGAACAGAAAAGGCCTAAAACAACTCTTCAAACTCGTGGAAAGCGGAGAAATAACCAAAGTCGTGATAACCTACAAGGACAGGCTCACCCGCTTCGGCTTCAAATACCTCGAACAATACTTCAACTCTCACGGTGTCGAAATTGAAGTAATCTTTGACGATGAAGAGAAAACACCAGAGAAAGAACTCGTCGAGGATTTGTTAGCCATCGTAACTTCCTTCGCTGGAAAGCTTTATGGTATGCGTTCTCACAAGAAAAAACGTCTCATTGAGGCGGTAAAGAATGCCCTCAGAGACGATTAA
- a CDS encoding RNA-guided endonuclease InsQ/TnpB family protein: MPSETIKLTAKFKLKNPPEELNDLFSTYREIVNYLISYAFENNITSFYRLKKETYKSLRKEYPKLPSHYHYTATQMATMIYRSFRKRKKKGKASGRPVFKKEVIMLDDHIFKLDLGAGIIKLSTPSGRIVLEFYPAKYHEKFKEWKVGQAWLVRTPKGVLINVVFSREVDVGEPKTFVGVDLNENNVTLSLPNGEFVQIITHERELRTGYFLKRRKIQRKLRTGKRRKELLEKYGQRERNRLNDLYHKLANKIVELAEKYGGIALEDLTEIRDSIRYSAEMNGRLHRWSFRKLQSIIEYKAKLKGIKVVFVNPAFTSSLCPVCGEKLSPKGHRVLKCPNCGFEADRDVIGSWNISLRALKMWGVSVPPESPTMKAGVGKVSRNDAYELYKSYG, translated from the coding sequence ATGCCCTCAGAGACGATTAAGCTAACCGCCAAGTTCAAGCTCAAAAACCCGCCAGAGGAATTAAACGACCTCTTCTCCACCTATCGGGAGATTGTGAACTACCTAATCTCTTACGCTTTTGAGAACAACATTACGAGCTTTTACAGGCTCAAAAAAGAAACATACAAGAGCCTTCGAAAGGAGTATCCAAAACTACCGAGTCATTACCACTACACGGCCACTCAAATGGCGACAATGATTTACAGGAGCTTTCGGAAGAGAAAGAAGAAGGGGAAAGCCAGTGGAAGGCCAGTATTCAAGAAAGAAGTCATAATGCTCGATGACCACATCTTCAAGCTCGACCTAGGGGCTGGAATAATCAAACTCTCAACTCCTAGCGGGAGGATTGTTTTGGAGTTTTATCCTGCAAAATACCACGAGAAGTTTAAGGAGTGGAAAGTTGGCCAAGCGTGGTTGGTTAGAACGCCGAAAGGAGTTTTAATTAACGTTGTATTCTCCAGAGAGGTTGACGTGGGAGAGCCTAAAACTTTTGTTGGCGTGGACTTGAACGAGAACAACGTTACGCTGAGCCTTCCAAACGGCGAGTTTGTCCAGATAATCACTCACGAGCGGGAGTTAAGGACTGGTTACTTCTTAAAGCGGAGGAAAATCCAAAGGAAGCTTAGAACGGGAAAGAGGCGGAAAGAACTTCTCGAAAAGTATGGGCAAAGAGAAAGGAACAGGCTAAACGATTTGTATCATAAATTGGCTAATAAGATTGTTGAATTAGCCGAGAAATACGGTGGTATCGCTCTGGAGGACTTAACCGAAATCAGGGATTCGATTAGGTATTCGGCTGAGATGAATGGCCGGCTTCACCGCTGGAGTTTTAGGAAACTCCAGTCAATAATCGAATACAAGGCTAAGCTAAAGGGAATAAAAGTTGTTTTCGTTAATCCTGCTTTCACGTCCTCCCTGTGTCCGGTATGTGGGGAGAAATTAAGCCCGAAGGGACACAGGGTTTTAAAGTGTCCGAACTGTGGTTTTGAGGCCGATAGGGACGTTATCGGCTCTTGGAATATTAGTTTGAGAGCCTTGAAGATGTGGGGAGTTTCCGTTCCCCCCGAAAGCCCCACGATGAAGGCGGGAGTGGGGAAGGTCAGCCGTAATGATGCTTACGAACTTTACAAAAGTTACGGCTGA